The genomic region TTTCTTGCCTGATTGCGTCTCAGGCTGCGGCCGGCCTTGTGGGAATCGACAAGCACCCGTGTGGAAACACAGGCCCTGCAGCCCTCGCAGGCGGGCCGGTAGGCGATGTTCTGTGACCGGCGGAAGCCGCCATGGGTCAGCATGTCGTTTACCTGTCCGGCCTTCTCGCCAACCAGATGGGTAAAGACCTTGCGCTCCTGCCGGCCCGGCAAATACGGGCAGGGCTGCGGCGCAGTCAGGTAAAACTGGGGAGTGTCAAGCGAGTGCTTCGTCATAGTCCGTAGTACCAGGGCCCGACGAAAGAGTAGGTGAGCCACATCAAAATGACAAGCGGTGTCCCCGCCTTGATGAAATCGGAAAACCGGTAGTGGCCGGGGCCCATGACGAGCAGGTTTGTCTGGTAGCCGACCGGGGTCGCAAACGAACAGTTGGCGGCAAAGATCACCGCGCTGATAAAGGCTTCCGGCGGCGCGCCGATGCCCTGGGCGATCTTGACGGCGATCGGCGTGAACAGCACCGCCGTTGCGTTGTTTGACAGAAAGTTGGTGAGCAGGGCAATGGCCAGGAAAAAGGCCGACAGCACGACCCAGGTGGGACTGCCCTCAAACAGCGCCACCACAGAATTGGCGATATGGGCCGCCCCGCCGGTCTTTTCCAGCGCCACCGCGCCGGCAAGCGCTGCGGCCACCAGCATGAAGATTCGGCTGTCGACGGTGCGCATCGCCTGGCGCACGTTGAGGCAGCGCGTTGCGATCATCGCCAGTACGCCAAGCACGGAGGCCACCATGATCGGCAGCATCCCGGTGGAGGCCATCGCAACGATGGCAAGGAAGATGAAGATTGCCCGCGGCGCAAAACGGCGCAGGGGCACTGCTGCCGCCGACCATTCCAGCAGCAGCAGGTCGCGGCTTGCGCGCAGCCGGGATATTGCCTCCATCGTGCCGCCCACCAGCAGCGTGTCGCCCGGCTCCAGCCGGATTTCGCGGAATTCGCGATGCTGCATGCGCCGCGTGCGCTGCACGCCCATCACGATCACGCCCTCGATGAAGCGGATATTGGCGCCCTGTACGGTGCGGCCCACATAGCGCGAACCGGGCGAGACGATCGCCTCGGCAAGGTGAAAATCCGGTTCAATCTCCTTTTCCGCGGATGGTTCAGCGTCCCGGGGGTGGGAGGGCACATTGGCCGAACCGGTGGAAAGCGCCTTGGTCAGGGATGCCCGCGTGGCGGCCACGATGACGATGTCGCCTTCCGACAGAACCAGCTCCTCAAACGGCGGACGGATGGGGATGGCCCGGCGCACCACCATCATTACCGTCATGTCCTCAAGCTGGGGAAACAGTCCCAGCCGCGACTGAATGCCAAGCAGGGGATGGTTGGGCGTAATCTCGATCTGGGAGACGAATTGCCGTCCGGTTCCCGGTTTGAACTGGTCGATCAGCCCCGAGCGCTTGCGCAGGATCAGGGGCATCACGAAGATGATGTACAGCGCCCCGGCGGCCGCCAGCATCAGGCCGGGTACGGTGAAATCGAAAAAACCGATGTCGAACCCTTCCTTGCCGGCAACATCGGCCACCAGCAGGTTGGTCGACGAGCCGATCAGCGTCGTCATGCCGCCCAGAATGCAGATATAGGAGAGCGGCATCAGCCCCTTTGCCGCGTCAAAATTGCGCTGGGCGGCAATCGCCGTCATGACGGGGATGAACATCACCACCACCGGCGTATTGTTGAGAAAGGCCGAAATCGCGCCCGCCGCCCCCAGCAGCACCAGCAGGGTGCGCGTGATGCCCGTACCGCTGATGCGCGCCAAAATCCGGGTCGGCGTGTCCAGTGCATCGGTGTTGAACAGCGCCTGGCCGATCATCAGCAGGCTCAAGACGGTAATCAGCGCAGGATTGGCAAAGCCCATCACCAGATCATGATAGGTAACGCCCGCCGCATCGCCCGGCGCGACGGAAAACAGCAGCAGAAACGCCGCCAGCGTTGCCAGCGCCGTCGCCTCGATCGACCATTTTTCAAGTGCAAAGCCGATCACCGAAAAGGCGATGATCGCATAGGTCGCCCACATCAGGAACGGGTCAGGTGATATCGTGCCGCCTCCAGTCCTGCACGCCTGTTGCCGTTACAGGCCCGCCAATTACGGGATAATGCGTCCCGCAGCCAAGAGTGGGCGCATTTCCGAGCAATTTTCAAGGATTATCTTGGTACGCCCGATTGCGTTTCTGCCGGCTGGGTTAGCCGATATCAGAGCGCATCACGGATGTACCCAGCAGGATGTCCTGTACCAGGCGCTTGCGCTCGGACATGAGTGCCACGGCCAGCAGAAGGGGCGTCAGGGTGATGTGGGCAACCCAGAAAATCACCCCGTGCAGGACGGCGAGGAAGAAATCAACCGGCTGGCTGTCGTCGCGTTCGATGCGGATGGAAAAGAACTGCATGCCGGGCGTTGCCTGGGCTGGCCCGCCCATGGTCGAGCCCACATAGGCCATGGCGACCAGCGGTGCCAGCACGAAATAAAGCAGCCATCCAAGGCCAAAGGTCAGAATGCCGATGAAGAAAACCGCCACCATGGCAATCATGGTCAGTACCGCAACAATCAGATAGTCGACGATGAACGCCATGACGCGCCGTGTACGCACACCTTCAAGGCGCGGGGACGCGCCATAGCGGTCCATGCCGTCGTGTTCGATGGTATTATCTGCGGTGTGATCTGTCTGCTTCATGCTGATGGCTCCTTGGCGTTGATATAGGAACGCATGGAGGCATCGGCAAGTTCCGCCTGAATCTGCTTACGAGGCGCTTTCTGCCTGGGGTTTGAAGGTCAGCGCCACACCGTTAATGCAATGGCGCTCGCCGGTAGGGGCGGGACCATCGTTGAAGATGTGGCCGAGATGCCCGCCGCAGCGGCGGCAATGAACCTCTGTGCGCGGATAGATCAGCTTGAAATCGGTTCTGGTGCCGACGGCATCGGGCAGCGCCTCGTAAAAGCTCGGCCAGCCCGTGCCGCTGTCGAACTTGGTCTTTGAGGAATAAAGCGGCAGGTCACAGCCTGCGCAATGATAGGTGCCGGCGCGCTTTTCATCGTTGAGCGGGCTGGTAAAGGCGCGTTCTGTAGCTTCTTCGCGCAGAACCGCATACTGCGTCTCGGTAAGGATTTCCCGCCATTCAGCTTCCGTCCTTGTAATCTCGAAACTTTCGCTGGCAGCCTTTGCCGGGGTGCGGTTGCCGGACAAAAGCCATCCCAGCGTTCCAAGCGAAGCGGAACCAGCCAGGGCTGAAAAGATAATGTCGCGTCGTCTCATGACAGTCTCCAGTGTTTTTCCCGATGTAGTGCAGAAGCAGGTGTGAGGCCAATCAAACAGGTTCAACTTGCCGCGAGCGGGCCGGCGCGCCGCGGTGGGCTCACGCCGGCACACTGGGATCGCACTGCTTATTTCGGCAGCAACACGTCGTTGATCGAGTGAATGACGCCGTTCGACTGCATCACGTCGGCAATCTCCACTTTGGCGGCGCCGCCACTTTCATCGTAGATGTAGATGCTGCTGCCGCTTCTGGCAGCCGTCAGCGCATCGCCGCTTACCGCCTGCATGTTGTAGCGGCCGCCATGGGCGCTGATCTTTTTCGCCAGGTCTTCCGAGGTGATCTTCCCGGCCACCACATGGGCGGTCAGTACCTTGGTTAGGTCGGCCTTCATCTCCGGCTTTAACAGCGTATCCACCGTTCCTGCCGGCAGTTTTTCAAATGCCGCATTGGTTGGCGCGAACACCGTGAACGGGCCATCGCCCTGCAGCGTCTCGGCCAGACCGGCTGCCTTTACGGCGGCGACCAGCGTCGTGTGATCTTTCGAGTTCACCGCGTTCTCGACAATGTTCTTGTCGGGAAACATCGCTGCGCCGCCGACCATCGGATTACCGGTGGCCGAATGGCTGGCTGCCGCCGCCGGCCCGCTGGCGGTGAGGGGGATCATGGCCACGGCAAGCGCGGCAAGGGTGGTTTTCACGGAATGCCTCTTGGCATGCATGGGGATTCTCCCGTTTTGAGCGTTGGATTTAAGCGGTGCTGACCGCCGTCTTGTCAGGCAGACCGGTCATCGCGGTCTTGCTGGGGATTACGGGAGAAAGGGAAAATTGGTTTCGCCAAACGGCATGCCCAACACTTGAACAAATCGTGAGGCAAGCCCACGCTTGAAAATTCAAGGTGCTGCGCTAGCGCGAAGAAAAATGCACAAAAACAAATGCTTGGTTGGTTGCAATGAATGTGAATCAGAACTTGAGCCGGCCAGTCCTAATGCCGGATGACATATTTCCTGCCAGCGGACTTTGCCGCATTAAGATTCTTTTGCGGCCTCACGCCACCAGGTCATCAATGCTCACTTGAAGTGCATCCGCCAGTTTCTTCAGCGTTGCAACCGAACCGCTGCTGCGTCCTGCTTCGATATCGGCGATTTGCACCCGGTTGACACCGGATGCCTTTGCCAGCGACGACTGATTATAACCACGCCATTCGCGAAACACCGCAAGAGGGCTTTCACCGTTCAAAATCCGGTTTGCCGTTTCTGCCGGTATCAGTTCCTCTTCTCCCGAATCAAGGGCTGCCATGGTCCTGTCATATGCCTGCAGGTCGGCAAGGGTTTGGGCGGCTTCAAGCAACCGGTCATACTCTTCCTTGGAGATGGTGACGTTCATCTTGCACTCCTATCTGTATACCCCTCCGCGCGGGCCGATCTGCAATATCATCAATACGGCACCCTCATCGTTCATGATGACACGCCAATCACCGACCCTGAGCCGGATGGCGTTGCGGCCCTGCAGCGCGGTCACATTGTTGGCCACAGATTCCGGATCAGCGGCATATGACCCGATTTTCGAACGAATGAGATTTGCCGTGTTGTCCGGTATTTTTCTCAGGGTGCGCAGGGCACTTTTCGTGTAGGCAATCTGCCTCATGGCGAGACTGTAGTGAAATGCTACTATGTAGTCAATCACTACATCTCGTGGATGGCCAGGCCGCCAGCCTAAAGCCGGATGACATATTCCTTGCGGGTGGTCTCGACCACTTCCCAACTGCCGCTGAAGCCCGGCTGCAGCACAAAACTGTCGCCGGCGGTGACGGTACGGGCATTGCCATCGGCGTCGGTGATGATCGAGGTGCCGGACAGGATGTGGCAGAATTCCCACTCATCATACCGGATGCGCCACTTGCCGGGGGTCGATTGCCAAACCCCGCAGTAAAGCCCGTCGCGCTCTTCTGCGTTCCAGGTGGTAAAGACGGGATCGCCGCTGATAACCTTATCGGACGAAGGGCGTTCCGTTTCCCCGCTACCTGCCGCTGCAATATTAAGCCAGTGCTTCATTCCCGCCACCCCTTTTGGAGCAGTTCGGCGACCAGCGGCGCAAAATAGGTCAGCACGCCGTCGCAGCCTGCCCGCTTGAAGGCGAGCATTGCTTCCATCATGGCCTTGTCACGGTCGAGAAAGCCTTTCTCTGCACCGGCCATGATCATCGAATACTCGCCCGACACCTGATAGGCGAAGGTCGGCATGGCAAAGGCGTCCTTCACGCGGGCGACAATGTCGAGATAGGGCATGCCGGGCTTGACCATCAGCATGTCGGCGCCCTCGGCAATGTCGAGTTCGCATTCGCGCAGCGCGTCATCGCTGTTGGCCGGGTCCAGGTAATAGGTCTTCTTGTCGCCCTTCAACAGCCCCCCGGTGGAGACCGCCTCCCGGTAGGGGCCGTAAAACGCCGAGGCGAACTTGGTGGCATAGCTCATGATCGCAACGTCCTGATGGCCTGCGTCATCCAGCGCGTCGCGTATTGCGCCGATGCGTCCGTCCATCATTTCCGATGGTGCGATGATGTCGGCACCGGCATCGGCCTGTACGACCGCCGCCCTGGCGACCTGCTCCACCGTTTCATCGTTGAGGATGATGCCGTCGCGCAAAATACCGTCATGGCCATGGCTGGTGAACGGATCGAGCGCCACATCGGTGATGATGCCGACTTCCGGCACGGCGGCCTTCATCGCCCGTGTCGCCTCATTGACCACGCCTTTCGCATCGAGCACGGCAGAACCTGTTTCATCGCGCTTTTCCAGCGGGATATTGGCGAAGGTGGCGATCGCCGGAATGCCCAGGTCACGTGCCTTCTTTGCCGCATCGACCGCCTTGTCGGCGGTCAGGCGTTCAACCCCCGGCATGGCGGCGATGGGCTCGGTGCGGTTTTTCCCCTCGATCAGAAAGACCGGCCAGATCAGATCATCGCTCGTTACCCGGTTTTCGCGCACCATGCGCCGCGACCAGTCAAAGCGCCGGTTGCGCCGCAAGCGCCTGGAACCGGTAATCTCATCCACACTGCGTTTCATGACCTGCCCGTTTGTGCCATTGGTGTTCATGAAGGACCATCAGCCTCTCATAGCCGTGACAGGGGCCAATTTGCAATTGTTCATCTTGTCCCGCCGTGCTGTCCCGCTCATATAGTCCCGTATTGGCGTCTGCCCTTGCCCGCCGTCCCGCCAAAGGCTATCCAGCGCCAACCGGACGGTTTGAACATTTGAACCGTTGGAACAGGCGAGCGGCTGGAACACCGGCATGGAACTTGAGCTTTACCACCGCAAACGCGATCAGGGCCTGATCGGCGCCGCGCTTGTCGTCTTCAAGCGCATGGTGGCGCTGTTCCTCATCGTCTTTGCCCTTGGCTACTGGGCGCGCATTACCGGGCTTTGGCCCGGCAACGGCCTGCAGTTCGACACCATGCCCGAACACTGGCGCATCGCCTCCACCGTTCTGGCCGTCATGCTGCCGGTTTCCGCCCTCGGCCTTTGGGGCCAGTTTTCCTGGGGCACGATCTCCTGGCTGCTGACGGTGAGCATCGAGCTTGTCATGTATCTGGGCCTGCCCGAGCGTTTTGCCGGCGGGCGCGAGGTGGTCTGGTTCCATCTTGCTGCCATTATTGTCTATTTTGCCCTCAAGGCCCTTTCCCGGATGATCGGCGGCAGGCGCCGCATCCTGCCTTCGCGCTCATAGGGACCGCTTTGCCGACCCGCCTGTCGCCGTTCCGGCAGGCGGTGAAGAATTGATAACCCTGTTTCACCACGGGGCAGGGTGAAAGAAACCGTTAAGCCTGCGCTTTAAATAAAATTTGAGATGAAAGCGCTATGTTGCCTTCAGAGCCGGGGGAAACAATCCGGTCAAAACAACAATAAGAGGCATCAAATGACCATGACATCCGCAATGGTGGGAAAACGGATCGAGCCGGAAACCGAAGGCGACATCAAACAGGGCTATCTGGAAGCCCTGACGCTGGTGGAACGCCTGCACCGCCGCCTGCTCGACGTGATCAAGGACGAATTCGACCGCCAGGGCCGCAACGACATCAATGCCGTCCAGGCGCTGCTGCTGCACAATATCGGCAATTCGGAGCTGACCGCCGGCGAGTTGCGCACCCGCGGCTATTATCTGGGCTCCAACGTCTCCTATAACCTGAAGAAACTGGTCGACATGGGCCTGATCTCCCATCAGAAGAGCCGCGTCGACCGCCGCTCGGTCCGCGTCAGCCTGACCGATTCCGGCATGGAAGTTGCCGACATCGTCGAGGGGCTTTACCAGCGCCATATCGCCTCGATCGAAAAGGTCGGCGGGCTTTCCTATGGCGAATTCGAAAAGATGAACAAGGCCCTGCAGCGCCTCGAACGCTTCTGGACCGACCAGATCCTGTATCGGCTTTGAATCTCACAATTAGTCATCCTCGGCCTTGTGCCGAGGACCCAGAACCCCGGTTGAGAGACCGGGGTTTTTTCATCAGGCGGCCCGTTTCAGTGTGACCGTCTTGTTGCCGTCGTGCGAGGTCAGTTCTCCCATACGGGCCATGGCAAGCAGGGTGGATATGATCTGCTTGCGTACCTTCATGCCTTGCGAAAAGTGCGCGGCAATTTCAGGAATGGAAAGCGAGTGCCCGGCATTGGCCAGAACATGGGTAACGGCAATGGTCTGCGCCAGTTCGTCGGTGGGATATTTTGGCTTCCTCGTTTTAGTTGCCGGCGCCGCCTGCTCGCCCAGATCGGCTTCGATCTGTTCCTCCAGCTTGGCTTTTTCCGCTGCTGAGCCAAAGCGCGGTATCTGGTATTCGGGCCGCAGCCAGCGCACGGTGCCGCGTTTTTCCTCTTCTGCCCGCTCCTTGTTGAGCGCGACCAGATTGGCGAGAATTTCCTGCTCGGACAAGTCAGCAGGCCAGCCATAGGCACGGGCAACGGCTTCATCCAACCTGTCATGCAAATGCTTGAGCGTCGTCACCAGCGCCTTGTCGTGGATTTCATGCTCCTCGGGGGTGAGGTGCATGTCGGCTCCGCCCTCATGGTGAGCTTGTCGAACCATAGGGGCGGCCCCTTCTCCTTCGACAGGCTCAGGATGAGAGGCCGCGCCAGCCCTTAGCTTCTCCAGCACGTTGTACATCTGCGTCAGCGTCACGCCATGCTCTGCCTGCGCACGTTTTCGATGCGCATCGATCTCCTCCGCCAGCGCACCGATCTCGGCGCGGGTTTTGTCGTCAGGATCGGGAAACGGAAATGGGTCGAAGCAGCGGGATTTGTTGTAGCGAACATTTCCTTTGTATACTCCAAGTGACCCAGCGCTCGCTTTCATCCATAGGATCGAATGAATGTCCGACATCAATACGCCAAGAACAAAGGGATCATCCGAACCAATCGCAATGATCATATGGTCTGGCAGATAATCGGTGCTGAGAAATTGAAACACGCGGTGTTTCGCTGTTTCGGTGGTTCCAATGTAATTCTGAAGTCGTTCCAAAGCTGGCCTGAAGGTCCGACGGGGCTCTCCAAATATCCACCAACGCTTTTTGAAGGCAGGACGGCGATTTTTATCACGTTCAGGCTTCACGTTGGTGAGAAGATGTTGGAACGCGTTTGGAAACCGCTCCCTTGCTTCTTTTTCGTCCAAACCAAAGAAGTCAATGACGTAGCGCCGGGACCAGCTTCGAACCAGCTCACCACCGTTGATGAATGGTTTGATAACCGAGCCAGCCGCTTCTCTATCCAATTTCCTAAGATGGTTGGCTTCCGATTCACTTAGCACAAAACCGCGTCCTGCCAGCATCATGCCATTGCACGACATTCCCTCATTTGCCTGTAGCTCTACGGCAGATGTCAGATCAGCGCCGATCGAAAGATTGGCATGTATTTTCCCGAAATCGTGGCGAAAACTGATTTCAGGATCGTCCGTATCAAGGGCTTTTTCGTTGGTCACTTTCAAAAGCTGCCCAACGCTGTTTTTATCTTCGGCAACAGTCATGGCTATTCGGACTGACGCTGTATCCTTGGAGGCTTTGGTCCATGGATGATCCGGTATCGCCATTACCACAGAGATTGGATTCTTGTCGCCAAGGCGCTCTTCAAGAATACGCCTGTTGAATATCTGGGTAATGGAGTTTGTCGTCACAAGCCCGAAGCGCCGGAGCTTTGTCCCCCTACGTGTGAGGATTTCCGCTGCCCGGTCCCACCAGTACATGACGAAATCGGCGCTCTTGTTGATGTGCTTGTTAACCTTCCACAAAGCCTCAACATAATCGTCGCCGAGCGCTTCACGCATCATTGCGCCCTTGCCAATAAACGGCGGATTGCCGACGATGAATTCGGCCTCCGGCCAGTCCGGCCGTCGAGCATTGGGAAAGGTCTCCTTGCCGTCCTTGATGGTCGGCACGGGATAGCCATCCCAGGTCAGCACCGCATCACCTTGTCGAATATTGCCATAGTCGCGCAACACGGGATCGCTTGGCAGTTCGCCCCGGTTGCGCTTGTGCCATTGCAGGAAGCCGATCCACAGCACCAGTTCGGCGATGTGGCGGGCGCGATGGTTGAGTTCGATCCCGAGAAATTGATGCGGGTCGACTTCGTGCCGTTCAAGTCCGCGTAGCGCTTCCTGTCCGCCAAGATCAAGCAGCGCTTCCAGTACTTCGCCTTCCAGCCGTTTCATCAGTTCCAGCGAAACATAGAGGAAGTTGCCCGTGCCGCATGCAGGGTCCAGCACCCTTGTGTTAAACAGTTTTTCGTGGAATTCGCGCACCACCTTGATGGCTTCGGCGTCGCGTTTTTCCGAATGCAGGCGTTCAGCCGTGTTGCGCACGTTACGCCAGTCTTCCTGCAGCGGTTCCATGATGGTGGCAATCACCAGCCGTTCCACATAGGCACGTGGCGTGTAGTGAGCGCCGAGCTTTGACCGGTCAGTTGGCGAGAGCGCCTGTTCCAGAAGCGTTCCAAAGATGGACGGGTCCACCTCCGTCCAGTCTGCATCAGCAGCGTGGCGCAGTTCGCCGATCTCCTCCTGATTTAGCTCAAACACCTTGGATGAAGCGAAAAGATTACCATTGAATTGGCGTACCTTGGCGGCAATTCCGTAGGCGAATTCGCCCTTGTCCATTGCCTGCCACAGTTGACTTACCATGGGCGCGAAATTTTCCGGCTTGTCCTCACAGCCTTTCAGCATGTCGCGAAAGCTGTCTTTTGGCAGCAGTTCCATGTCTTCGGCAAACATGGTGAAAAGGCAGCGCATCAGGAAAGCGGCAACCTCTTCGGGGTCATGCTTGGCAGCTTCCAGCGATTTGGATACCTGCGCCAGACGCTCGGCGATTTCCCGTGATGCCTTCACCGCGCGCGCCGTGGGGTCCAGTGATTTCGGGTCTTCCCAGATCGCTTTCAGACGCTCTCTGGTTTTGGCATCACGCAAGTCATCCAGGTAAATGCGGTAACCGCGACGGTCGGGAAACTGGGAGTAGTTCTTTCCCTGACCGGTGAAATCTGCATAGACCTCGATACAGAACCCCACATCGCAGACCAGTATGAAGGGTGGCCAGCCATCGGCTGCAGGGAGTGCCTTGGCGTACTCTTCCGCCTGACGGCGGGCATTCATCATCAGAACGTCCCATTTGCGGTCGGCACGGCGGCTTGCGCCCTTGTCGTCCTCGGCGCGGAACAGGTCTTCCTGATTATCGAGTTTTTTCTGGCTGGCGCGTTTGACGCTTTGCTTGGCCTCAAGGACGAATGAACCGCGTTTGTAGAGATCAATGCGGCCATGGCCGGTACGGTTTCCCGCCTCGCGAAAGGTGACTGCGCGTTCGAAAACATAGGCGTTGTTTTCGGTATCTGTGCTCGCCGGCTCGGGCTTCTCAACGCCCACGATTTCGCACAGTTCGGTGAGAAACAACGGAAAATTGGCACGTTCGGCCCCGCCCGCATTTTCCTGCCAGCGCTTGATAAAGGCTTCAAGCTGATCGTCAGCACTCATACCTAAATTCCCCTCACACCTGCCTTATTCTAGAAAGTCGCGGGCAAAAGGCAAAGCGGAAAGCGGGGCAGGTGGCGTTTTCAGCAAAAACTTATCGCACGCTTTTCCCTCCTCCCCCTATCCTTCACCCACTGTCACCCGTGCAGACACCGGTCTGATATCGCAGCCGCCTCTTTTCCCGGTATCAGGGCGTGAAGACCTGGTCAGCAAAAAACCCCGGTCCGAAGACCGGGGTTTTGCATTCTTTCAGATAATCCCCGCTCCGCCGCCGGCCAGGGGAGCCGGCGGCAGGGCAGGGCGAGGCGGCGAAGCCTCAGAAGGTAAAGCGGATGCCGGCGCTGCCGCTGATGGTTGAGGTGGTGTCGCCGAATTCTGTCGCCACCCGGCCATAAAGCTTGGCGCTGTCGGTCAATTGGGTGGTGAAGCGGGCCGAAAGGCCGAGCAGCAGGTCTTCGGTCTCGTTGGTAACCGGCAGGCCGCCAACGCCAACTTCGGTTTCCGACATGTCCCAGATCACGGCTGCCCGCAACTCGCCGGTTACCCGCTGGCCCAGTTCGTTGACACCGGCGCTGACCAGGCCAAGAGAGGCCTCATAGCGCTGGGACACCGTGTTGGTTTCAAATTCGAGCCCCATGGAGTCCTTGTAGGGGGCGCCCTCGATCTGGTTCATCTGGGCCGACAGGCGCGCATCCAGGAAGGTGTTCTCGCTCAGCGCCATCTGCTTGCCGATGGCTGCCAGTCCGCCGAACAGCGTGGCGTCTTCTTCCGACGTCGCGCCGAGCAGGGCGTTGGAGGCCTCGGTCGCAAGCTGGCCATAGACCAGCATGCCCATGGCGTAGAACTCGTCCTGGCGCAGGGTGGCATAGATGCCCCCCATCGTGCTGGTCACATCGGCCGAAGAGCCGTCCTCCACCGAGACCGATGCCATGCCGTAGCTGGCGAATGCGCCGACGCGAACCTTGCCGCATTCCTCGATCAGCGAGCCGCCAAGGTCGATGTCGCCGCCCACCGTGATTCCGTATCCGGTGGTATCATAGCCGGCAAAGGTCTGGCCCCCGCTGCTCACCGCGTCGCGGTCGGTGCGGTAGGCGGAAAGGTCGATCCAGGCTGCCGTGGAGTCGGCGCAGGCGCCCGCAAAGCTCTGCCGCCCTGTCGGATCGCCATATGGATCGGTCTCGTCAACCGGGCGCTCGGGATCGGAAAGGCGGGGCGTTTCGGGCAGGCCGGGAAGGTTGGGGCCGCTGATTGCCGCCAGCACCGCATTGCCCGCTCCGCCAATTGCCGCGCCTGCCGAGCCCGCACCGGCTGCTGCTGCTGCCGCCGCGCCGCCCGCGGTCGCGCCGCTTGCCGGCGTTACCCACTGCAGGAAGACACCATTGGTGCTGCCGCCTTCATCGACCAGGAAATAGCTTCTTGCCGCCGAAGAGGGGTCGTTGAGGAAGACGAAGTCCTCGGACGGGGTCAGGGTGTCGCCAGGGGAGGGAACGGCAGGGTCAACACGGCCATCATCGTCGACGATTGCGATGGAGCCCGTGATCGGCACCGCACCGCCGCCGATGATGCGGGTGTCGACAAGCACCGGGCTGCCGGCAGTGATGTTGCTGCGGTCAACGCTGGTAACGGTCAGAACATCGGAAGTCT from Salaquimonas pukyongi harbors:
- a CDS encoding SLC13 family permease yields the protein MWATYAIIAFSVIGFALEKWSIEATALATLAAFLLLFSVAPGDAAGVTYHDLVMGFANPALITVLSLLMIGQALFNTDALDTPTRILARISGTGITRTLLVLLGAAGAISAFLNNTPVVVMFIPVMTAIAAQRNFDAAKGLMPLSYICILGGMTTLIGSSTNLLVADVAGKEGFDIGFFDFTVPGLMLAAAGALYIIFVMPLILRKRSGLIDQFKPGTGRQFVSQIEITPNHPLLGIQSRLGLFPQLEDMTVMMVVRRAIPIRPPFEELVLSEGDIVIVAATRASLTKALSTGSANVPSHPRDAEPSAEKEIEPDFHLAEAIVSPGSRYVGRTVQGANIRFIEGVIVMGVQRTRRMQHREFREIRLEPGDTLLVGGTMEAISRLRASRDLLLLEWSAAAVPLRRFAPRAIFIFLAIVAMASTGMLPIMVASVLGVLAMIATRCLNVRQAMRTVDSRIFMLVAAALAGAVALEKTGGAAHIANSVVALFEGSPTWVVLSAFFLAIALLTNFLSNNATAVLFTPIAVKIAQGIGAPPEAFISAVIFAANCSFATPVGYQTNLLVMGPGHYRFSDFIKAGTPLVILMWLTYSFVGPWYYGL
- a CDS encoding fasciclin domain-containing protein, whose translation is MIPLTASGPAAAASHSATGNPMVGGAAMFPDKNIVENAVNSKDHTTLVAAVKAAGLAETLQGDGPFTVFAPTNAAFEKLPAGTVDTLLKPEMKADLTKVLTAHVVAGKITSEDLAKKISAHGGRYNMQAVSGDALTAARSGSSIYIYDESGGAAKVEIADVMQSNGVIHSINDVLLPK
- a CDS encoding RDD family protein; the encoded protein is MKQTDHTADNTIEHDGMDRYGASPRLEGVRTRRVMAFIVDYLIVAVLTMIAMVAVFFIGILTFGLGWLLYFVLAPLVAMAYVGSTMGGPAQATPGMQFFSIRIERDDSQPVDFFLAVLHGVIFWVAHITLTPLLLAVALMSERKRLVQDILLGTSVMRSDIG
- the ldtR gene encoding transcriptional regulator LdtR — its product is MVGKRIEPETEGDIKQGYLEALTLVERLHRRLLDVIKDEFDRQGRNDINAVQALLLHNIGNSELTAGELRTRGYYLGSNVSYNLKKLVDMGLISHQKSRVDRRSVRVSLTDSGMEVADIVEGLYQRHIASIEKVGGLSYGEFEKMNKALQRLERFWTDQILYRL
- the msrB gene encoding peptide-methionine (R)-S-oxide reductase MsrB, giving the protein MRRRDIIFSALAGSASLGTLGWLLSGNRTPAKAASESFEITRTEAEWREILTETQYAVLREEATERAFTSPLNDEKRAGTYHCAGCDLPLYSSKTKFDSGTGWPSFYEALPDAVGTRTDFKLIYPRTEVHCRRCGGHLGHIFNDGPAPTGERHCINGVALTFKPQAESAS
- a CDS encoding type II toxin-antitoxin system RelE/ParE family toxin — protein: MIDYIVAFHYSLAMRQIAYTKSALRTLRKIPDNTANLIRSKIGSYAADPESVANNVTALQGRNAIRLRVGDWRVIMNDEGAVLMILQIGPRGGVYR
- a CDS encoding cupin domain-containing protein — protein: MKHWLNIAAAGSGETERPSSDKVISGDPVFTTWNAEERDGLYCGVWQSTPGKWRIRYDEWEFCHILSGTSIITDADGNARTVTAGDSFVLQPGFSGSWEVVETTRKEYVIRL
- a CDS encoding DUF6163 family protein, with translation MELELYHRKRDQGLIGAALVVFKRMVALFLIVFALGYWARITGLWPGNGLQFDTMPEHWRIASTVLAVMLPVSALGLWGQFSWGTISWLLTVSIELVMYLGLPERFAGGREVVWFHLAAIIVYFALKALSRMIGGRRRILPSRS
- the hemB gene encoding porphobilinogen synthase, which gives rise to MKRSVDEITGSRRLRRNRRFDWSRRMVRENRVTSDDLIWPVFLIEGKNRTEPIAAMPGVERLTADKAVDAAKKARDLGIPAIATFANIPLEKRDETGSAVLDAKGVVNEATRAMKAAVPEVGIITDVALDPFTSHGHDGILRDGIILNDETVEQVARAAVVQADAGADIIAPSEMMDGRIGAIRDALDDAGHQDVAIMSYATKFASAFYGPYREAVSTGGLLKGDKKTYYLDPANSDDALRECELDIAEGADMLMVKPGMPYLDIVARVKDAFAMPTFAYQVSGEYSMIMAGAEKGFLDRDKAMMEAMLAFKRAGCDGVLTYFAPLVAELLQKGWRE
- a CDS encoding helix-turn-helix transcriptional regulator gives rise to the protein MNVTISKEEYDRLLEAAQTLADLQAYDRTMAALDSGEEELIPAETANRILNGESPLAVFREWRGYNQSSLAKASGVNRVQIADIEAGRSSGSVATLKKLADALQVSIDDLVA